The following proteins are co-located in the Polystyrenella longa genome:
- a CDS encoding cysteine desulfurase family protein, which produces MSGTDLIYLDNNATTRIDPTVLEAMREAHELAYANPGSRHAAGRKARQTLEDSREQIAEILGAHPTEVIFTSGGTESINMALWGLAYSPEGLILSAPGEHPATSAAIQKMLDQGWTSAEFPIDEEGLIVTERLSDLAWNHARLATVILAHNETGVIQTLDPIIDLCEDNRVPLHIDAVQAVGKIDVNFRKLNVTALSLTAHKFHGPRGIGALLLKSKCQLKPLLVGGFQESERRAGTESVPLIAGMAKALELWHSQKAERSKKLTEMQHQFESGLKQALPNIVISGSAGDRLPSTSNVSFTGLDGEALLISLDLAGIACSTGSACASGSSEPSPILLAMKTPKSVYESAIRFSFSCQNTPEEIETAIARIVEIVEPQLPPSE; this is translated from the coding sequence GACCGTGCTGGAAGCGATGCGGGAGGCGCACGAACTCGCCTACGCTAATCCAGGTAGTCGTCACGCCGCTGGCCGCAAGGCGCGACAGACATTAGAGGACTCTCGCGAGCAAATCGCAGAGATTCTCGGAGCGCACCCCACTGAAGTCATCTTTACCAGTGGCGGTACCGAATCGATCAATATGGCGTTATGGGGACTGGCGTATTCACCGGAGGGCCTCATCCTGTCCGCCCCAGGCGAACATCCCGCGACTTCTGCCGCCATTCAGAAGATGCTGGACCAGGGTTGGACATCCGCCGAATTCCCTATTGATGAAGAGGGATTGATTGTTACGGAGAGGCTCTCCGACTTGGCTTGGAACCATGCCCGGCTGGCAACGGTGATTTTGGCGCACAACGAAACAGGCGTCATTCAGACACTCGATCCCATTATCGACCTCTGCGAAGATAATCGTGTTCCCCTGCACATTGACGCAGTGCAGGCGGTCGGCAAGATCGACGTCAATTTCCGCAAATTGAATGTCACCGCCCTCAGTTTAACCGCCCACAAGTTCCACGGCCCCCGCGGAATTGGGGCCTTGCTGCTGAAATCGAAGTGTCAGCTGAAACCGCTACTGGTCGGTGGTTTTCAGGAATCGGAGCGACGGGCGGGAACGGAATCGGTTCCCTTAATCGCGGGAATGGCGAAAGCCCTGGAATTATGGCACTCACAGAAGGCAGAACGCAGCAAAAAGCTGACTGAGATGCAGCACCAGTTTGAGTCTGGCCTGAAGCAGGCTTTGCCTAATATTGTGATCAGTGGAAGTGCAGGAGACCGATTGCCATCGACATCGAATGTCTCTTTCACCGGCCTGGATGGCGAAGCCCTTTTAATCAGTTTGGACCTGGCGGGGATTGCCTGTTCGACTGGTTCCGCCTGTGCAAGCGGTTCGTCCGAGCCTTCCCCAATCCTACTGGCAATGAAGACCCCTAAGTCTGTTTACGAATCGGCCATCCGATTTTCCTTCAGCTGCCAGAATACCCCGGAAGAAATTGAAACAGCGATCGCCCGGATCGTTGAGATCGTTGAACCTCAATTACCACCCTCAGAATAA